From Deltaproteobacteria bacterium, the proteins below share one genomic window:
- a CDS encoding 3-hydroxyacyl-ACP dehydratase produces MRFAGIDIGSRTIELVVLEQGEILRKSQVDSGFEPMARARALLDGIHYDRIMATGYGRHLFQLAFNAQTVTEIKAYAVGAHFLFPEAKTILDIGGQDAKAISLNDKGRVIKFEMNDRCAAGTGKFLEIMAQTLGYRLDQFGEDALKAQKEIQISSMCTVFAESEVTSLLAKGENRRDVALGLHRSVVRRAASMLKRVTITDPVLFAGGVARNPCVVRILHEAIGKEILVPEDPQMVGALGAALIASGQ; encoded by the coding sequence ATGAGATTCGCTGGTATAGATATAGGATCGCGGACCATTGAGCTGGTGGTCCTCGAACAGGGGGAAATTCTGAGGAAAAGTCAGGTGGATTCCGGATTCGAACCCATGGCCCGCGCCCGGGCCCTTCTAGACGGGATCCATTACGACCGTATTATGGCCACGGGCTATGGCAGGCACCTCTTTCAGCTTGCCTTTAATGCACAGACGGTCACGGAGATCAAGGCATATGCCGTGGGCGCGCACTTTCTGTTTCCTGAAGCAAAGACCATTCTGGATATCGGGGGACAGGATGCTAAGGCCATATCACTCAATGACAAGGGAAGGGTCATCAAGTTCGAGATGAACGACCGCTGTGCGGCGGGGACTGGGAAATTCCTGGAGATCATGGCCCAGACCCTCGGGTACCGGCTGGACCAGTTCGGGGAGGATGCGCTCAAGGCTCAGAAGGAGATCCAGATAAGCAGCATGTGCACGGTGTTCGCAGAATCCGAGGTGACATCGCTTCTTGCAAAAGGTGAAAACCGACGGGATGTTGCGCTGGGCCTCCACCGATCGGTTGTGCGCCGAGCTGCAAGCATGCTCAAGAGAGTTACCATCACTGACCCTGTCCTCTTTGCTGGAGGCGTTGCTCGAAATCCCTGCGTGGTCCGCATACTACACGAAGCCATAGGTAAAGAGATCCTGGTACCGGAGGATCCCCAGATGGTCGGGGCGCTGGGCGCAGCGCTCATAGCATCGGGACAGTAG